A stretch of the Theropithecus gelada isolate Dixy chromosome 7a, Tgel_1.0, whole genome shotgun sequence genome encodes the following:
- the LOC112628008 gene encoding golgin subfamily A member 6B-like, with protein MDVGAGVFLDFIHLGVGVGLPVWVDKALLFPTPPLSQPCKSSPWGSRREEAPGCVTLGWCLALSGSEFLGNLAQRLKASKAQPAPQEGARAQRDTHQDKGNCDEQEAQDEESHGIVGGIHPGDPAFPLPPAAGSPFLTHPGSWRPLQAHALKEEKKRDIHRMQELERSFSELKHQIAEPPSPVDPAGTSQVEQLQDEAKHLRKEVESLEGKLQFQMENNQALSLLSKEQKERLQEQEERLREQQERLQKQEERRLREEERLCEQKERLREKQKRLGEQGERLWKQEERLRKEEERLQKQEERLWEKEERLRKQEKKLQMQEERLALSQNHKFNKQLAEPQCSFEDLNNKNKSTLQLEQQVKELQEKLSKECLEAASQQNQQLETQSSLMALPGQGDGGGHLDTEEEGVPRPMPSIPKDLESWEATSGFMDLLREKVDGKQQVVKRELGFIQLSGATDGMREHITVCEIQGAGPNTQHKEEEASRLAQKEEEMKVKLLELQDMVLPVVGDHEGHDKFLPAAQNPLDKPAPGAPAPQELAAAEEQSDFQYSVEPAPGQAREGSPRDNPTAQKILQLLPVTQDTQEHLGLATKPCVPFFYRAAKNREINIIII; from the exons ATGGATGTGGGAGCAGGGGTGTTCCTCGACTTTATACAccttggggtgggagtggggctcCCTGTGTGGGTTGACAAGGCATTGcttttccccaccccacctctgtcCCAGCCCTGCAAGTCCAGTCCTTGGGGGTCTAGGAGGGAAGAAgcccctggctgtgtgaccttgggctggtGCCTGGCCCTCTCTGGCTCTGAGTTTCTGGGAAA CTTGGCTCAAAGGCTCAAGGCATCAAAGGCTCAGCCTGCCCCTCAGGAAGGAGCCCGGGCCCAGCGAGACACTCACCAGGACAAGGGCAACTGTGACGAGCAGGAGGCCCAGGATGAGGAGAGCCATGGCATAGTTGGAG GCATCCACCCTGGGGACCCAGCTttccccctgcccccagctgCTGGCAGCCCCTTCTTGACTCATCCAGGGTCCTGGAGGCCACTCCAG GCTCACGCattgaaggaggagaagaagcgTGACATACATCGGATGCAGGAGCTGGAGAGGAGCTTCTCCGAACTCAAACACCAGATAG CTGAGCCCCCGTCCCCGGTGGATCCAGCAGGGACATCTCAGGTGGAACAGCTACAAGATGAGGCCAAACACCTGAGGAAGGAGGTGGAAAGTCTGGAGGGAAAGCTCCAATTCCAGATGGAAAACAATCAGGCCTTGAGTCTCCTGAGCAAGGAACAAAAGGAGAGGCtccaggagcaggaggagaggctcCGAGAGCAGCAGGAGAGGCTTCAaaagcaggaggagaggaggTTGCGGGAGGAGGAGAGACTATGTGAGCAAAAGGAGAGGCTTCGGGAGAAGCAGAAGAGGCTGGGGGAGCAGGGTGAGAGGCTATGGAAGCAGGAGGAGAGGCTgcgaaaggaggaggagaggctacaaaagcaggaagagaggctgtgggagaaggaggagaggctACGAAAACAGGAGAAGAAGCTGCAAATGCAGGAGGAGAGGCTCGCGCTCTCCCAGAACCACAAGTTCAACAAGCAGCTGGCTGAGCCACAGTGCAGCTTTGAGGATCTG aacaacaagaacaaaagcaCACTGCAGTTGGAGCAGCAAGTAAAGGAGCTGCAGGAGAAGCTGAGCAAG GAGTGCCTAGAAGCTGCCAGCCAGCAGAACCAACAGCTAGAGACCCAGTCGAGTCTCATGGCTCTCCCTGGACAAG gagatggaggaggaCATCTAGACACTGAGGAGGAGGGGGTGCCTCGGCCTATGCCGAGCATCCCAAAGGACCTGGAGAGCTGGGAAGCCACG AGTGGCTTTATGGACCTCCTGAGGGAGAAGGTGGACGGGAAGCAGCAGGTGGTGAAACGAGAGCTTGGATTCATCCAGCTCTCTGGAGCGACAGATGGCATGA GAGAGCACATCACGGTATGTGAGATCCAGGGGGCAGGGCCAAACACGCAGCACAAGGAGGAGGAAGCCAGCAGGCTGgcccagaaggaggaggagatgaag GTGAAGCTGCTGGAGCTGCAAGATATGGTGTTGCCAGTTGTGGGCGACCACGAGGGGCATGACAAATTCCTCCCTGCTGCCCAGAACCCTCTTGATAAGCCCGCTCCAGGGGCCCCAGCCCCCCAGGAACTTGCAGCTGCAGAGGAGCAGAGTG ATTTTCAGTACAGCGTGGAGCCTGCACCAGGACAGGCCAGGGAGGGTTCTCCCCGTGACAACCCCACTGCACAGAAGATCCTGCAGCTGCTTCCTGTAACGCAGGACACCCAGGAGCACCTAGGCTTGGCCACCAAACCCTGCGTGCCATTCTTTTACCGGGCAGCCAAGAACAGAGAGATAAACATCATCATTATCTGA